The Methanoplanus sp. FWC-SCC4 genome has a window encoding:
- a CDS encoding ArsR/SmtB family transcription factor, protein MVKKEKQALPEGALETVEESGGISEIYRALPEEETAILLKDIYHACSDIYRIKILFMLTKQPLCVCIIREVLDISDSRLSYHLKILQKAGLISGTSKGTWIIYELTKKGRFFSDLNIKISGKV, encoded by the coding sequence ATGGTTAAAAAGGAGAAACAGGCCCTCCCTGAGGGTGCGCTTGAAACAGTTGAGGAAAGCGGAGGGATTTCGGAGATTTACCGGGCACTGCCTGAAGAAGAGACTGCAATTCTTTTAAAGGACATATATCATGCATGTTCGGACATTTACCGGATAAAGATTCTTTTTATGCTCACAAAACAGCCGCTTTGCGTGTGCATCATCCGTGAAGTACTGGATATCTCTGATTCCCGTCTGTCATACCACCTGAAAATTCTGCAGAAAGCGGGTTTAATATCGGGGACTTCTAAGGGAACTTGGATTATTTATGAGCTTACCAAAAAGGGGCGTTTTTTCTCAGATTTGAATATTAAAATATCCGGAAAAGTCTGA
- a CDS encoding NAD-dependent epimerase/dehydratase family protein has protein sequence MFSVVTGGAGFIGSHIVDYLVRSGDRVLIIDNLSAGNKQNIAGHLDSGKAELIKADLLSDGWQKYLEGADRVFHIAADPDVRASAKNPKPVCDNNVSATINVLEAMREYGVREIVFTSTSTVYGEAKTIPTPEDYSPMIPISIYAGTKLADEAIIASYAHTYQMKARVFRFANIIGERSNHGVIWDFIHKLKENPKELEILGDGKQTKSYFSVDACVRAVFYACENSDETFNYFNIGSEDWISVTELAEIITEEMGLPGVAFKYSGGDRGWVGDVPKMQLSVEKLKSLGWTPDTDSKESVRLAARALLKEMEE, from the coding sequence ATGTTTTCAGTTGTAACCGGCGGTGCCGGGTTCATTGGTTCCCATATTGTCGATTACCTTGTCAGGTCAGGAGACAGGGTTCTCATTATCGATAATCTCAGCGCAGGAAATAAACAAAACATTGCGGGGCATCTTGATTCAGGAAAAGCTGAGCTGATTAAAGCCGATCTCCTCTCCGACGGGTGGCAGAAATACCTGGAGGGTGCTGACAGGGTTTTCCACATTGCAGCAGACCCGGATGTCCGTGCAAGCGCCAAAAACCCAAAACCCGTCTGTGACAACAATGTCAGTGCAACCATAAATGTTCTTGAAGCAATGAGGGAATACGGCGTCAGGGAGATTGTCTTCACATCAACCTCAACAGTTTACGGTGAGGCAAAAACAATACCGACACCTGAAGACTACTCGCCGATGATCCCGATCTCCATCTATGCAGGCACAAAACTCGCAGACGAGGCGATAATAGCCTCGTATGCCCACACCTATCAGATGAAGGCCCGTGTTTTCCGGTTTGCAAACATCATCGGAGAGAGAAGCAACCACGGTGTAATCTGGGACTTCATCCATAAGCTTAAGGAAAATCCAAAAGAGCTTGAAATCCTCGGTGACGGGAAACAGACAAAGTCTTACTTCTCGGTGGATGCATGTGTGAGGGCAGTATTTTATGCATGTGAAAATTCGGATGAAACCTTCAATTACTTCAACATCGGCTCTGAAGACTGGATATCAGTAACAGAACTTGCGGAGATCATAACAGAAGAGATGGGTCTGCCCGGCGTTGCCTTCAAATACAGCGGAGGAGACAGGGGATGGGTTGGAGATGTCCCAAAAATGCAGCTCTCTGTTGAAAAGCTGAAATCGCTTGGATGGACACCTGACACAGACTCAAAAGAATCGGTAAGACTTGCCGCAAGGGCTCTTTTAAAAGAGATGGAAGAATAA
- a CDS encoding cofactor-independent phosphoglycerate mutase: MKYIVILGDGMADEPIEALGGKTPLEYAKTPNMDRIAREGKCGMLHTVPQGFEPGSDIANLSVLGYKPEECYTGRGPLEAISMGLNLSDTDIAYRCNLVTINGSTMEDFSAGHITSEESALLFSSLNEKIKGIATGYPGISYRNLLVVPDGKGAKSTPPHDITGEDIAEYVPKDGDAEILQRIMEISREVFSNHPVNEKRIREGKKPATQVWPWSGGKKPALENFREKYGLSGGMISAVDLLNGIAAGAGMKVISVPGATGYLDTDYEAKARYAIEALKELDFVYMHVEAPDEAGHLGSYEEKVKAIERLDEVTGLILSETDAVVAVLPDHPTPIRIKTHTNEPVPFAILGKGTDDCLIYSEKEAAKKGGFGIQKAENFLKIMFSQENE, from the coding sequence ATGAAATACATAGTAATCCTCGGCGACGGAATGGCAGATGAGCCGATAGAGGCACTTGGAGGAAAGACACCTCTCGAATATGCAAAGACACCCAACATGGACAGGATTGCCCGCGAGGGAAAATGCGGAATGCTTCATACGGTACCACAGGGTTTTGAGCCGGGGAGCGACATTGCAAACCTTTCGGTTCTGGGATATAAACCAGAAGAATGCTACACCGGAAGAGGGCCTCTTGAAGCAATAAGCATGGGTCTGAATTTAAGTGACACAGATATCGCCTACCGCTGCAACCTTGTAACCATAAACGGCAGCACAATGGAGGATTTCTCCGCAGGGCATATAACATCGGAGGAGAGTGCCCTTCTCTTCAGCTCACTCAATGAAAAAATAAAGGGCATTGCAACCGGTTACCCAGGCATCAGCTACAGGAATCTTTTGGTTGTCCCTGACGGGAAAGGGGCAAAATCAACACCGCCCCATGACATAACCGGTGAGGATATTGCCGAATACGTCCCAAAAGACGGGGACGCAGAAATCCTCCAGAGAATAATGGAAATAAGCAGAGAGGTTTTCTCAAACCATCCTGTAAATGAGAAAAGAATCCGGGAAGGAAAAAAACCGGCAACACAGGTATGGCCCTGGAGCGGAGGAAAAAAACCGGCTCTTGAAAACTTCAGGGAAAAATACGGGCTTTCCGGAGGAATGATCTCGGCAGTGGATCTCTTAAACGGTATCGCTGCGGGTGCCGGAATGAAGGTGATTTCAGTCCCGGGCGCAACAGGATACCTTGACACAGACTACGAAGCAAAGGCACGATACGCAATAGAGGCTTTAAAAGAACTTGATTTTGTGTATATGCATGTGGAGGCACCCGATGAGGCAGGCCATCTGGGAAGTTATGAGGAGAAGGTGAAGGCAATTGAGCGCCTTGACGAGGTAACAGGTCTGATACTTAGTGAAACAGATGCGGTTGTTGCTGTTCTCCCCGATCACCCGACACCAATAAGGATCAAAACACATACAAATGAACCTGTTCCGTTTGCAATACTCGGGAAGGGAACTGACGACTGCCTGATTTACTCAGAGAAGGAGGCAGCAAAAAAAGGCGGATTCGGGATACAAAAGGCTGAAAATTTCCTGAAAATCATGTTCTCTCAGGAAAACGAATAA
- a CDS encoding ORC1-type DNA replication protein, whose amino-acid sequence MKKDLLMWDETLFRDVEVFEIDYMPEQFNHRDSQIRELAFHVKPGMMGARPLNTICKGLPGTGKTTTIKKLFKEIEETTKKLIPVYVNCQIDNTKFAIFSQIYKSLTNRPPPASGTSFKNLFDMVCRLIEEKNAVLLVCLDDANYLLYEKEINKVLYTLLRSHESHPGVRMGVITVISDMSVNLMQEVDVRVSSVFRPTEIYFSPYDEPEIRDILNERVKQGLYPGVITNEMLDLVVEQTMKSGDLRVGIDLLKRAALNAEMDARREIEKDDICRAYLISKNLHLSSTIKTLNAEEKKILKLMAGMAEEEKEMTSSIVFEEIKKEIKIGYTRFYEIVKKFDSMRLVNLNYREGRGRTRVITLRYEPARVIEILP is encoded by the coding sequence ATGAAAAAAGATCTGCTCATGTGGGATGAAACGCTGTTTCGCGATGTCGAGGTTTTTGAGATAGACTACATGCCGGAGCAGTTCAATCACAGGGATTCACAAATAAGGGAGCTTGCATTCCATGTAAAACCGGGGATGATGGGTGCAAGACCACTAAATACAATATGCAAAGGGCTTCCGGGCACGGGAAAGACAACCACCATAAAAAAACTCTTCAAAGAGATAGAAGAAACAACAAAAAAACTTATTCCCGTATATGTAAACTGCCAGATCGACAATACAAAATTCGCAATATTTTCACAGATCTACAAAAGCCTTACAAACCGCCCGCCACCTGCATCAGGTACATCCTTTAAAAATCTCTTTGACATGGTATGCAGGCTCATCGAGGAGAAGAATGCTGTTCTGCTCGTATGCCTTGACGATGCAAACTACCTGCTGTATGAAAAAGAGATTAACAAAGTTCTCTACACTCTCCTTAGATCACACGAATCCCATCCGGGAGTCAGGATGGGAGTAATTACTGTCATATCAGACATGAGCGTGAATCTGATGCAGGAGGTGGATGTAAGGGTCTCATCCGTTTTCAGACCGACAGAGATCTATTTTTCACCTTACGATGAACCCGAAATACGCGATATTCTAAACGAAAGGGTCAAACAGGGCCTTTATCCGGGTGTAATTACAAACGAGATGCTTGATCTCGTTGTTGAGCAGACCATGAAGAGCGGTGATTTGCGTGTAGGCATTGATCTCCTCAAACGTGCCGCCTTAAATGCCGAGATGGATGCAAGACGCGAAATAGAAAAAGACGACATCTGCCGCGCATATCTGATATCAAAAAATCTTCATCTCTCAAGCACAATAAAAACACTGAATGCCGAAGAGAAAAAAATTCTCAAACTGATGGCCGGAATGGCAGAAGAAGAAAAAGAGATGACTTCAAGTATTGTTTTTGAAGAGATCAAAAAAGAGATCAAGATAGGATACACAAGGTTTTACGAAATTGTCAAAAAGTTTGACTCAATGCGTCTTGTAAACCTCAACTACAGGGAAGGCAGGGGAAGGACGAGAGTTATAACCCTCAGGTATGAACCTGCCCGTGTGATTGAGATTCTGCCCTGA
- the mch gene encoding methenyltetrahydromethanopterin cyclohydrolase, with the protein MISVNEIALDIFEEMAEYPEDYNVEFHQFDNGARFIDCGVKTRGGYLAGKRFTEICMGGLGEVSFRNGQINGIPMPFIDVNTDFPAISCLGSQKAGWTVKTGNFFAMGSGPARALSLMPKHTFEVIEYEDESDVAVICLESDTLPNAEVMEHIADKCNVDVGNVCALVAPTASIVGSIQVAGRCVETSIYKLNELGFDTKKIHSAIGTAPIPPVKKDSTQAMGCTNDATIYHGQIYLTMNAPEITEYLDKIPSNKSSSYGEPFYDTFKAANFDFYQIDTALFSPAEVIINELSEGKVYRVGAVNPEVTLKSFGLL; encoded by the coding sequence ATGATAAGTGTTAACGAAATTGCCCTCGATATCTTCGAGGAAATGGCGGAGTATCCGGAAGACTACAATGTGGAATTCCATCAGTTCGACAACGGTGCCCGCTTTATTGACTGTGGTGTAAAAACAAGAGGCGGCTATCTTGCAGGAAAACGCTTTACAGAGATCTGCATGGGCGGTCTTGGTGAAGTATCATTCAGAAACGGCCAGATTAACGGTATCCCGATGCCGTTCATCGATGTAAACACAGACTTCCCTGCAATCTCATGCCTTGGATCACAGAAAGCAGGATGGACTGTAAAGACAGGCAACTTCTTTGCAATGGGAAGCGGTCCGGCACGTGCACTTTCACTCATGCCAAAGCACACATTCGAAGTAATCGAGTATGAAGACGAGTCAGATGTTGCAGTAATATGCCTTGAATCCGACACACTTCCAAACGCAGAGGTAATGGAACACATTGCAGATAAATGCAATGTGGATGTTGGAAATGTATGTGCACTTGTTGCACCAACAGCATCAATTGTAGGTTCAATCCAGGTTGCAGGACGCTGCGTGGAAACATCAATCTACAAGTTAAACGAACTCGGTTTTGACACAAAGAAGATTCACTCCGCAATCGGTACCGCACCAATTCCACCGGTCAAAAAAGACTCGACACAGGCAATGGGATGCACAAACGATGCAACAATCTATCACGGACAGATCTACCTTACAATGAATGCACCTGAAATCACTGAATACCTTGACAAGATCCCGTCAAACAAATCATCATCATACGGTGAGCCTTTCTATGACACATTCAAGGCAGCAAACTTTGATTTCTACCAGATTGATACAGCACTCTTCTCACCTGCTGAAGTTATCATAAACGAACTTTCAGAAGGCAAAGTGTACCGCGTAGGTGCTGTAAATCCTGAAGTCACACTCAAATCCTTTGGACTTCTCTAA
- a CDS encoding tetratricopeptide repeat protein yields MKIKTLIYIVLILIILSIAVPSLISSNPDLKKSTALSIADFGLENKKYEWSLSACDWMLEDSPYDSEILKRKVAVLTILEDYEGALENQRIIQELSPLDMTKEDWHNLAVLNARTNNTKDSVDSYEQVLKSCELMLKTSPDDSSAIMEKADVLIKLQRYDEAIEAYNVVINEEPSNAGAWIGLGDAYLFKSMYLQGQLKDMYKELGRAPSGEKTGYDMSSFESHRKAVESYNKAVEIDPLSYPMVAAKIMGGFEKTVSGYQDILKNL; encoded by the coding sequence ATGAAAATAAAGACATTGATCTACATTGTTCTCATTTTAATCATCCTGTCAATTGCAGTGCCCTCTTTGATCTCTTCAAATCCGGATTTAAAGAAAAGTACTGCCCTTTCAATTGCGGATTTTGGCCTTGAGAACAAAAAGTACGAATGGAGTCTTTCCGCATGTGACTGGATGCTTGAGGATTCACCCTATGACTCTGAAATTCTTAAAAGAAAGGTTGCAGTGCTCACAATACTTGAGGATTACGAGGGTGCCCTTGAGAATCAGAGAATCATACAGGAATTATCCCCTCTGGACATGACAAAGGAAGACTGGCACAACCTTGCGGTTTTAAACGCCAGAACGAACAATACAAAAGATTCTGTTGACTCATATGAGCAGGTTCTAAAAAGCTGTGAGCTTATGCTGAAGACCAGTCCGGATGACTCATCAGCCATTATGGAGAAGGCAGATGTTCTGATTAAACTTCAGAGGTATGATGAGGCCATTGAGGCGTACAATGTTGTAATTAATGAAGAACCTTCAAATGCAGGAGCATGGATAGGACTTGGTGACGCTTATTTATTCAAGTCCATGTACCTCCAGGGTCAGTTGAAGGATATGTACAAAGAGCTTGGAAGGGCGCCCTCCGGCGAAAAGACAGGCTATGATATGTCATCATTTGAATCTCACAGAAAGGCTGTGGAATCCTACAATAAAGCTGTTGAAATCGACCCTCTCTCCTATCCGATGGTAGCGGCAAAGATTATGGGCGGTTTTGAAAAGACAGTTTCAGGTTACCAGGATATCTTAAAGAACCTGTAA
- a CDS encoding SLC13 family permease, giving the protein MKKTLGRYVGLAVFLIVLLYPVDPSTFPIDAKYVAAGTLLMVIWWVTEAIPIQATALLPVVIFPLLGVLTPAEACAPYADKIIFLFMGGFIIAMSMQRWGLHERIALHIIDRVGTSPRMLVLGFMVATAFLSMWISNTATAMMMVPIAIAIIATILPQKDTRLEEMSETQRDFSECLVISIAYAATIGGLATIIGTPPNGIFIAQMETIFPDAPAIDFFTWMKFALPLAFVFLPIAWLWLTYGPYRHMPAKISSGKDVIHDRLKSIGKMSRGEKWTLMVFVMTAVAWILRSEKNIGGIVIPGINTFLPFVHDSTIAIAGAVLLFLLPVNRQEGVYTMNWEWAKKIPWGILILFGGGICLSTAFIKSGLANVIMDYMEILHGLPIIIGVLVVAIIVSLLTEVTSNTAMASVMMPIMAVTSVSMGIHPYFLMLTAAFACSMAFMLPVATPPNAVAYGSGYVSMRDMVRTGWVLNIIGIIIMTVFMFTIITWALGFSMDIPVWALNPDTGGL; this is encoded by the coding sequence ATGAAGAAAACTCTGGGCCGATATGTCGGATTGGCAGTCTTTTTAATTGTACTGCTATATCCGGTCGACCCATCCACCTTCCCAATCGATGCAAAATATGTGGCTGCAGGCACATTGCTGATGGTTATATGGTGGGTCACCGAGGCGATTCCAATTCAGGCAACTGCACTTTTGCCGGTCGTTATTTTCCCGTTACTGGGGGTTTTGACTCCGGCAGAGGCGTGTGCACCTTATGCTGATAAAATAATTTTTCTTTTCATGGGAGGTTTTATAATTGCGATGTCTATGCAGCGCTGGGGCCTTCATGAAAGAATAGCTCTTCACATAATAGACAGGGTTGGAACTTCTCCCCGAATGCTTGTTCTGGGTTTCATGGTTGCAACCGCCTTTTTGTCAATGTGGATTTCCAATACTGCAACGGCCATGATGATGGTCCCGATTGCAATCGCAATTATTGCGACCATTCTTCCACAGAAAGATACAAGACTTGAGGAAATGAGTGAGACTCAGAGGGATTTTTCCGAATGTCTCGTTATCTCCATTGCCTATGCAGCTACAATAGGAGGACTTGCAACCATAATCGGAACCCCTCCAAACGGCATTTTTATTGCCCAGATGGAGACCATTTTCCCCGATGCACCTGCGATTGACTTCTTTACATGGATGAAGTTTGCCCTTCCGCTGGCCTTTGTATTTCTGCCGATTGCTTGGTTATGGCTTACATATGGTCCTTACAGGCATATGCCTGCAAAGATATCCTCCGGAAAGGATGTTATTCATGACAGGTTAAAGTCAATCGGGAAGATGAGCAGAGGTGAAAAATGGACACTTATGGTATTTGTGATGACCGCAGTCGCCTGGATTCTCAGATCAGAGAAGAATATCGGCGGTATTGTAATCCCTGGCATAAACACCTTCCTGCCTTTTGTTCATGATTCAACGATTGCAATTGCAGGTGCGGTTCTTCTCTTCCTTCTTCCTGTAAACCGTCAGGAAGGGGTATACACAATGAACTGGGAGTGGGCAAAGAAAATTCCGTGGGGCATTCTAATTCTGTTTGGAGGAGGTATCTGTCTTTCAACCGCCTTCATAAAAAGCGGTCTTGCAAATGTCATAATGGATTATATGGAAATACTGCATGGTCTCCCGATAATTATCGGTGTACTTGTTGTTGCGATTATAGTTTCACTACTGACTGAAGTAACATCCAACACAGCGATGGCGTCTGTTATGATGCCCATTATGGCTGTAACATCGGTCAGTATGGGGATTCACCCGTATTTCCTGATGCTCACTGCCGCATTTGCATGTTCAATGGCATTCATGCTTCCGGTTGCGACACCGCCAAATGCGGTTGCTTACGGATCGGGTTATGTAAGCATGCGTGATATGGTACGAACCGGCTGGGTTTTGAACATAATCGGTATTATTATAATGACCGTGTTTATGTTTACCATAATCACATGGGCTCTCGGGTTTTCAATGGATATTCCGGTATGGGCACTAAACCCTGATACCGGTGGTCTCTGA
- a CDS encoding SAM-dependent methyltransferase → MDFRDLVSISQGELSIMNPCSIEKALYMGEISGLSDGSKVIDFGCGNGTVLALWGENFGTSGVGIEMREDACQTASATIEELGLSEKISIFFADASEYEKEKDEYYDVALSLGSSQIWGGFEGTLNALSGFITGKGSIIIGERYWKKDGVAPEFCRQWSEILTEYEILQIIRDSGFDLKSVVRADENDWDIYESGIWRNCIEWLLDENNQKSQDYDEVLSYYRRVQEEYIAYGREYVGWAMYLITPSF, encoded by the coding sequence ATGGATTTTCGTGATCTCGTCTCAATATCACAGGGTGAATTAAGCATAATGAACCCGTGCAGCATTGAAAAAGCACTCTATATGGGTGAAATTTCAGGCCTTTCCGACGGCTCAAAGGTCATAGACTTCGGATGCGGCAACGGTACTGTCCTTGCACTCTGGGGAGAAAATTTCGGGACATCCGGCGTAGGCATTGAAATGAGAGAGGATGCCTGCCAGACTGCCAGTGCCACAATTGAAGAGCTTGGACTCTCAGAAAAAATATCAATATTCTTTGCAGATGCATCCGAATATGAGAAAGAAAAGGATGAATATTATGATGTTGCCCTCTCCTTGGGATCATCTCAGATCTGGGGCGGCTTTGAAGGGACACTAAATGCCCTTTCAGGATTCATAACCGGGAAAGGTTCAATCATCATAGGTGAGCGTTACTGGAAAAAAGACGGGGTTGCGCCTGAATTCTGCCGCCAGTGGTCAGAAATACTTACAGAATATGAGATTCTTCAGATAATCAGGGATTCAGGTTTTGATCTTAAATCGGTTGTAAGAGCAGACGAGAATGACTGGGACATATACGAATCCGGCATCTGGAGAAACTGTATTGAATGGCTTTTGGATGAGAATAATCAAAAAAGCCAGGATTACGATGAAGTACTCTCTTATTACAGAAGAGTACAGGAAGAATATATAGCATACGGAAGGGAATACGTTGGCTGGGCAATGTACCTAATAACCCCTTCATTTTAA
- a CDS encoding MBL fold metallo-hydrolase, which yields MERYSLVADIPVQKGTLKKIAEIITELNGNINRIHYDRQIDPQTAFFEITSTKEAYNTIKERLSKEGLLRNSLKSLPFLKFSVKLPHRTGALAEFLKYSTDSGALVTSIDFDDTGSLPDKVFVSMNLEDTKHADDLLNLLKNTYTVDIIDYDTTGGKLDRTVFYVKFAREIRQYLADDDEQLLIDFLKDINHTVQELSKLGENTDEIFENYIRCGKFLTETTKNGFYSDVQEVEIKEGMKLFCFQLPGGGSIFLFDTPEEIVMIDTGYGIYADDVREMFDYYGLEIDKKLSYIIATHGDADHCGAGGAYDVPCYMHPATYEIIRCGNRAWGSKSEESVLEKVYTTMIALFSRWNPASEENIRLFPETSVEKRGNFPILAKIPVMGFDFEVLLSMGGHQHGQLIIFSQDAGLLFTADTLMNFSSFSQDRRMYNSIADFLVTSVNVDSELAREERHEAMKIAMKYEEDTGKKCLICGGHGTISILNEEGKPETFGEVRHYSKATKEQ from the coding sequence ATGGAAAGATATTCACTGGTTGCAGATATACCCGTCCAGAAAGGCACCCTCAAAAAGATTGCAGAGATAATTACCGAACTAAACGGCAACATAAACAGAATCCACTACGACAGACAGATTGATCCGCAGACTGCATTCTTTGAGATTACGTCAACAAAAGAGGCATACAATACCATTAAAGAGAGACTCTCAAAGGAGGGACTGCTCAGAAATTCACTGAAGAGTCTCCCTTTCCTCAAGTTCAGTGTGAAACTTCCGCACCGGACAGGAGCACTCGCAGAATTCCTGAAATATTCAACGGATTCCGGGGCACTTGTCACTTCTATTGATTTTGATGACACTGGAAGTCTGCCCGACAAGGTCTTTGTCAGCATGAATCTTGAGGATACAAAGCATGCCGATGATCTGCTTAATTTGCTCAAAAACACCTACACAGTTGACATAATCGATTATGACACAACGGGTGGAAAGCTTGACAGGACTGTCTTTTATGTAAAATTTGCAAGAGAGATCAGGCAGTATCTTGCAGATGATGATGAACAGCTCCTGATTGACTTTTTAAAGGATATTAACCACACAGTCCAGGAACTCTCTAAACTGGGTGAGAATACTGATGAAATTTTTGAAAACTACATCAGATGCGGCAAATTCCTTACAGAAACAACCAAAAACGGATTTTACTCAGACGTTCAGGAGGTTGAGATTAAGGAAGGGATGAAACTTTTCTGTTTCCAGCTGCCCGGAGGAGGGAGCATATTCCTTTTCGATACTCCAGAAGAGATTGTGATGATCGATACGGGGTATGGAATATATGCAGATGATGTCAGGGAGATGTTCGATTATTATGGCCTTGAAATCGACAAAAAACTCTCATACATCATTGCTACCCACGGGGACGCTGATCACTGCGGTGCCGGGGGAGCATATGATGTCCCGTGTTACATGCACCCTGCAACTTACGAGATTATCAGGTGCGGAAACCGTGCATGGGGATCAAAGAGTGAAGAGTCGGTTCTTGAAAAAGTCTATACAACAATGATTGCTCTGTTTTCACGCTGGAACCCTGCATCTGAAGAAAATATCAGACTTTTCCCTGAAACTTCGGTTGAAAAACGCGGCAACTTCCCCATACTTGCAAAGATACCGGTTATGGGATTTGATTTTGAGGTCCTTTTATCAATGGGCGGGCATCAGCACGGACAGCTGATTATATTCTCGCAGGATGCCGGTCTTTTGTTTACGGCAGACACCCTGATGAATTTTTCAAGCTTTAGTCAGGATCGAAGGATGTATAACTCAATTGCCGATTTCCTTGTAACCTCCGTTAATGTTGACAGTGAACTTGCACGTGAGGAGAGGCATGAAGCAATGAAAATTGCCATGAAATATGAAGAGGATACCGGAAAGAAATGCCTCATATGCGGAGGACACGGGACAATATCAATACTAAACGAAGAAGGAAAACCTGAGACTTTTGGCGAAGTCAGGCATTACAGCAAAGCCACAAAGGAACAATAA
- a CDS encoding PAS domain S-box protein, with protein sequence MQEKGDIYKIIFEHAKTGLLLIDRESTVIAANRVFCQTTGYSEDEIEGNIKWMDFIHKDEIPHLMDVYKKIYETKKADDTIYEYKVVKKDGSLIDAATTVSFDPESQNLIATFLDITEKKNITQALRRRDNILDAINFASNQFLKSHSWEENMPEILARLGEATGVSRIYCFKNADNEKKGKILMNEIFEWVRNESLAQIRNKKMQGLSYREANVERWEKVLKRGEIIYADIGTVDAGERENMELLKVKSSVVAPIFLNGRWWGFVGFDESESDRIWSEAEIDALGAAAGLIGSAIYKQESYEALTAYITESALRLKEPVKIITDNLEEIKNELEEGTISKENISGQISVQIVNLNQILENLRMLNRSIAQRRSEIPNSYREFISK encoded by the coding sequence ATGCAGGAAAAGGGGGACATATATAAAATAATATTTGAGCATGCCAAAACCGGCCTTTTACTCATTGACAGGGAAAGCACGGTAATCGCCGCAAACAGGGTTTTTTGTCAGACGACAGGATATTCAGAAGATGAGATAGAGGGAAATATAAAATGGATGGATTTTATCCATAAAGATGAAATTCCGCATCTAATGGATGTTTACAAAAAAATATATGAAACCAAAAAAGCGGATGACACAATATATGAATATAAAGTCGTTAAAAAAGACGGAAGCCTTATAGATGCCGCAACCACCGTCTCCTTTGACCCGGAAAGCCAGAATCTTATTGCAACATTCCTCGATATTACAGAAAAGAAAAATATCACACAGGCACTAAGACGCCGTGACAATATACTTGATGCAATTAATTTTGCATCAAACCAGTTCCTCAAATCTCATTCATGGGAGGAGAATATGCCTGAAATACTTGCCAGACTTGGAGAGGCAACAGGCGTTTCAAGGATATATTGCTTTAAAAACGCTGATAATGAAAAAAAGGGCAAAATCCTGATGAATGAGATATTTGAATGGGTAAGGAATGAAAGCCTCGCACAGATCAGGAACAAAAAGATGCAGGGCCTCTCCTACAGGGAAGCAAATGTTGAGAGGTGGGAAAAGGTCCTGAAAAGAGGTGAAATTATCTATGCAGACATCGGAACCGTGGATGCCGGAGAACGTGAAAACATGGAGCTCCTTAAGGTAAAATCCTCGGTAGTCGCACCGATATTTCTAAACGGGAGATGGTGGGGATTCGTGGGATTTGACGAATCAGAATCCGACAGAATCTGGTCAGAAGCGGAAATAGATGCTCTCGGCGCAGCAGCAGGCCTTATAGGTTCTGCAATTTACAAACAGGAGAGCTACGAAGCCTTAACCGCATATATCACCGAGTCTGCACTCAGGTTAAAGGAGCCTGTGAAAATCATAACGGATAACCTTGAAGAGATTAAAAATGAACTTGAGGAAGGCACAATCTCAAAAGAGAACATAAGCGGGCAGATCAGCGTACAGATTGTCAACCTGAACCAGATTCTTGAAAACCTGAGAATGCTTAACCGGTCTATTGCTCAAAGAAGAAGCGAAATACCAAACTCATACAGGGAATTCATATCAAAATAG